A genomic window from Periweissella cryptocerci includes:
- a CDS encoding DUF1634 domain-containing protein, which translates to MSNNVEQTKQEMDQIELLIGKILRVGVAVAGTVMFVGLVAFFITGTSGYSGQNWPTSFHAIFAGLASFKPFAVMMLGLFLLILTPVLRVVVSIFAFAKENDKLYVWITIGVLAILVIAMIIGHQ; encoded by the coding sequence ATGTCAAATAACGTTGAACAAACAAAACAAGAAATGGACCAAATCGAATTACTAATTGGTAAAATCCTCCGCGTCGGGGTTGCCGTCGCAGGTACCGTAATGTTCGTGGGCTTAGTCGCCTTTTTCATTACTGGTACTAGTGGTTACAGTGGGCAAAATTGGCCAACAAGTTTCCATGCTATCTTTGCTGGACTTGCTAGTTTCAAACCATTTGCCGTGATGATGTTAGGCTTGTTCCTACTAATTTTAACGCCGGTTTTGCGGGTGGTTGTTTCAATTTTTGCCTTTGCTAAAGAAAATGATAAACTATATGTCTGGATTACAATTGGTGTTTTAGCCATTTTGGTAATCGCAATGATTATTGGTCATCAATAA
- a CDS encoding Rrf2 family transcriptional regulator → MQLNKSFEQAAVIVALLSTQDQRYAISAEVIHARLGGSQTYLRKIMRKLVVGGIIEAVSGNKGGFSLDRRAEDITLRDIIEASEGEISTFPNTGLVEQVFGDITDVAQSGTKQLTDIFAAADRQWLAYFEQITFMDILRATLGLPDDVKDLPVVNWNESITNYDEFIHAIEAQLASLKH, encoded by the coding sequence GTGCAATTAAATAAAAGTTTTGAACAAGCTGCTGTAATTGTGGCTTTACTTAGTACCCAAGATCAGCGCTATGCTATCTCAGCAGAAGTGATCCACGCTCGCTTGGGCGGCTCACAAACATACTTACGTAAGATTATGCGGAAGTTGGTCGTGGGTGGGATTATTGAAGCTGTTAGTGGCAACAAGGGTGGGTTCTCTTTGGATCGGCGCGCCGAAGATATTACCTTACGTGATATCATCGAAGCTAGTGAAGGGGAAATTAGTACGTTCCCTAATACCGGCTTAGTCGAACAAGTTTTTGGCGACATCACTGATGTGGCACAAAGTGGAACAAAACAATTGACGGATATCTTTGCTGCGGCCGATCGACAATGGTTGGCATACTTTGAACAGATTACGTTTATGGACATCCTCCGGGCAACATTAGGTTTACCAGATGATGTGAAAGATTTGCCGGTGGTTAATTGGAACGAAAGTATTACCAACTACGATGAATTTATCCACGCTATTGAAGCGCAGTTAGCGAGTTTGAAACACTAG
- a CDS encoding CtsR family transcriptional regulator → MDVQNISDVIEQYLKNILSEHEHVEIRRAEIAEQFHVVPSQINYVIKTRFTIQNGYLVESKRGGGGYIRIAKVNLLASDEVLRVLITAIGTSINQHDAFAVVQSLFDDGMLTTREANLILSAIDKDTLALHDAQVENTIRARILVGILNRLRFES, encoded by the coding sequence ATGGATGTACAAAATATCTCTGATGTGATTGAACAGTATTTGAAGAATATTTTAAGTGAACACGAGCATGTCGAAATTCGCCGGGCTGAAATTGCCGAGCAGTTCCATGTGGTACCATCCCAAATTAACTATGTTATTAAAACGCGGTTTACGATTCAAAATGGTTATTTAGTTGAAAGTAAGCGTGGTGGTGGTGGTTACATTCGGATTGCGAAGGTTAATCTATTGGCTTCCGATGAGGTGCTACGTGTGTTGATCACAGCGATTGGCACCAGTATTAATCAACATGATGCGTTTGCGGTGGTTCAAAGTCTGTTTGACGATGGTATGTTGACGACGCGTGAAGCAAACTTGATTTTATCGGCAATTGATAAGGACACGTTAGCTTTGCATGATGCGCAAGTTGAAAATACGATTCGAGCACGGATTTTAGTTGGGATTTTAAATCGATTACGGTTTGAAAGTTAA
- a CDS encoding sulfite exporter TauE/SafE family protein, whose translation MLEQTFIMLVVGVVAGFGGAILGLGGGIIVTPVLTLAFGLDIKYAIGASIIAVIATSSGATIAFLKDDVLNLRVAMFLEIFTTIGALTGAILSGFFNSTFLFFLFGLLLLFQSWNMYRKLKGSEKPLIKAQPDPTAEKLKLNSSFYDVASKQQVDYQVEKIPGGSLIMFGAGLASGLLGIGSGAFKVMAMDSMMKMPLKPSSATSNLMMGVTAAASATVYFFNGSINPMIAVPIALGILGGSTVGSRVMQHLHARTLRMIFVPVLFLIAIQMILKGFGVNV comes from the coding sequence ATGCTTGAACAAACATTCATCATGCTAGTAGTTGGTGTCGTTGCTGGGTTTGGTGGCGCAATTTTGGGCCTTGGTGGCGGAATCATCGTCACACCAGTGTTAACGCTAGCTTTTGGCCTTGATATAAAATACGCAATTGGGGCTAGTATCATTGCCGTAATCGCAACTAGTTCCGGTGCCACAATCGCCTTCTTAAAAGATGACGTCTTAAATCTCCGAGTCGCAATGTTTCTTGAAATCTTTACGACCATTGGGGCATTGACCGGGGCAATTCTTTCCGGCTTCTTTAACTCAACCTTTCTCTTCTTCCTATTCGGTTTACTACTATTATTTCAATCATGGAATATGTACCGTAAACTAAAAGGTTCTGAAAAGCCATTAATCAAAGCTCAACCAGATCCGACTGCTGAAAAGCTTAAATTAAATAGTAGTTTCTACGATGTAGCTTCAAAACAACAAGTTGATTATCAAGTTGAAAAAATACCAGGCGGTTCATTGATTATGTTTGGTGCTGGTTTAGCATCCGGCTTACTCGGAATTGGTTCTGGGGCTTTCAAAGTGATGGCAATGGATAGCATGATGAAGATGCCCTTAAAGCCTTCTAGCGCCACTAGTAACTTGATGATGGGGGTTACCGCTGCGGCAAGTGCGACGGTTTACTTCTTCAACGGTTCAATCAATCCCATGATTGCCGTGCCAATTGCTTTAGGTATCTTAGGTGGCTCAACGGTTGGTTCACGTGTCATGCAACATTTACACGCCCGGACCTTACGCATGATTTTTGTACCGGTTCTCTTCTTAATCGCCATCCAAATGATTTTGAAAGGTTTCGGGGTTAATGTCTAA
- a CDS encoding NupC/NupG family nucleoside CNT transporter, whose protein sequence is MYLAINIIGIFVFLGVAFLLSNNKKGIHWRSVVTVLVINVVLAWFFTQFSYGRDAVQSAADGFVWLVDASYKGIAFALPNWVPASMGPEIGGAMAGDSMNFITSALLPVLMIVPLFDILTYIGVLPFIIKWVGKGLSFITGQPKFESFFAVEMMFLGNTEALAVSQRQLKSMKAQRNVTIALMSMSCVTASILGAYIGMMPGVYVITAVPLNVLNAIIITSLLNPVDVPAEEDIIVSVGGAGDVDASDVEADGKKEPFFSFLGDSILGAGRLILIIIANVIAFVALAYMIDKLLGLINPNLSLENILGVIMFPFAYLLGFNPEDAFKLARFMGTKLVTNEFVVMGEVSKDIAAAVKDNFAGGGLYTKHFVAVLTVFLTSFANFSTTGMIIGAFKGIVDKENNDAISKSVLLMLASGILVSLMSAGLVGMFSW, encoded by the coding sequence ATGTATTTAGCAATAAATATTATCGGTATTTTCGTCTTCTTGGGTGTTGCGTTCTTGTTATCTAACAACAAGAAGGGCATCCACTGGCGTTCAGTAGTTACTGTCTTGGTTATTAACGTAGTCTTGGCATGGTTCTTCACTCAATTCTCTTACGGTCGTGACGCTGTTCAATCAGCTGCCGATGGTTTCGTATGGTTAGTTGACGCATCTTACAAGGGGATTGCATTTGCATTGCCTAACTGGGTGCCTGCATCAATGGGACCTGAAATCGGTGGTGCAATGGCCGGCGATTCAATGAACTTCATCACTTCAGCCTTGTTGCCTGTTTTGATGATTGTGCCATTGTTTGACATCTTGACTTATATTGGTGTGTTACCATTCATCATCAAATGGGTTGGTAAAGGTTTGTCATTCATTACTGGTCAACCTAAGTTCGAATCATTCTTCGCTGTTGAAATGATGTTCTTGGGTAACACTGAAGCACTTGCTGTTTCACAACGTCAATTGAAGTCAATGAAGGCACAACGTAATGTTACGATTGCCTTGATGTCAATGAGCTGTGTGACTGCTTCTATCTTGGGTGCCTACATTGGGATGATGCCTGGTGTTTACGTTATTACAGCCGTTCCATTGAACGTCTTGAACGCAATCATCATCACTTCTCTCTTGAACCCAGTTGATGTTCCTGCTGAAGAAGACATCATCGTTTCTGTTGGTGGTGCCGGTGACGTTGACGCCAGCGACGTTGAAGCTGACGGCAAAAAGGAACCATTCTTCTCATTCTTGGGTGACTCAATCTTGGGTGCCGGTCGTTTGATCTTGATCATTATCGCCAACGTTATCGCTTTCGTTGCCTTGGCTTACATGATCGACAAGTTGCTTGGTTTGATTAACCCTAACCTTTCATTGGAAAACATCTTGGGAGTTATCATGTTCCCATTTGCTTACTTACTTGGTTTCAACCCCGAAGACGCCTTCAAATTGGCTCGTTTCATGGGTACTAAGTTGGTTACTAATGAATTCGTTGTTATGGGTGAAGTTTCTAAGGATATTGCTGCTGCGGTTAAGGATAACTTCGCCGGTGGTGGTTTATACACTAAGCACTTCGTTGCCGTGTTAACTGTCTTCTTGACTTCATTCGCTAACTTCTCAACTACTGGTATGATTATCGGTGCCTTCAAGGGTATTGTTGATAAGGAAAACAATGATGCAATTTCTAAGAGTGTTCTCTTGATGCTTGCTTCAGGTATCTTGGTATCACTTATGTCAGCCGGTTTGGTTGGTATGTTTAGCTGGTAA
- a CDS encoding amino acid permease, with protein MSENSGVEQNNGGMKRQLKTRHISMIALGGSIGTGLFVASGSAISQAGPLGAITAYIAIGIMVYFLMTSLGEMATYMPLTGSFAAYATKFVDPAFGFAVGWNYWFNWAITLAVDAATVGVVMEYWLPNSPQWIWSAIALALIFGINALSVKSFGETEFWMSIIKVVTVIIFLAVGLLTIFGIMGNHIDVMANLTADHKGGFVGGIPAILAVFVVAGYSFQGTELIGITAGESETPEKSVPAAIKQVFWRILLFYILSIFVIAAIINFKNPDLLRSSTEHVAVSPFALVFKQAGFAAAASVMNAVILTSVISSANSGMYASTRMLFVMAREGMAPKIFGKANRHGIPFAALVGTTVIGLLTFLTSIVGPKAYMYLVAASGLTGFLAWVGIALSHYRFRRAFIKQGHSLKELVYKATWFPFGPLLALVVSILVIVGQDLHSFAALDWQAILITYMSVPLFVILFLYYKIRHKTHMIPLQDVDLTKSTKGEKYEEPGSQSDIEK; from the coding sequence ATGTCGGAAAATTCAGGTGTAGAACAAAATAATGGTGGTATGAAGCGTCAACTGAAGACGCGCCATATTTCAATGATCGCTTTAGGTGGTAGTATCGGAACAGGGTTGTTTGTCGCTTCTGGTTCCGCAATTTCACAAGCAGGGCCACTTGGTGCGATTACAGCGTATATCGCAATTGGTATCATGGTGTACTTCTTGATGACCTCGCTTGGTGAAATGGCGACCTACATGCCATTAACGGGTTCATTTGCGGCCTATGCGACTAAATTCGTTGATCCCGCGTTTGGATTTGCAGTTGGTTGGAACTATTGGTTTAACTGGGCGATAACTTTAGCTGTTGATGCAGCTACCGTTGGGGTCGTCATGGAGTATTGGCTGCCAAACAGTCCCCAGTGGATTTGGTCCGCAATTGCATTAGCGTTAATCTTTGGAATTAATGCTTTGTCAGTTAAGTCATTTGGTGAAACTGAATTTTGGATGTCAATTATTAAAGTTGTCACGGTTATTATTTTCTTGGCCGTTGGTTTGTTGACAATCTTTGGTATCATGGGTAACCACATTGACGTAATGGCCAACTTGACGGCTGACCATAAAGGTGGTTTCGTTGGTGGAATTCCAGCAATTCTAGCAGTCTTCGTGGTTGCGGGATATTCATTCCAAGGAACTGAATTGATTGGGATTACTGCTGGTGAATCAGAAACACCTGAAAAGTCAGTGCCTGCAGCGATTAAGCAAGTGTTCTGGCGGATTTTGTTATTCTATATTCTTTCAATTTTTGTTATTGCAGCAATTATTAACTTTAAGAACCCTGATTTGTTACGTTCAAGTACTGAACACGTTGCGGTTTCACCATTTGCCTTGGTCTTCAAGCAAGCTGGGTTTGCTGCCGCCGCTTCAGTAATGAATGCTGTTATCTTAACGTCAGTTATTTCATCGGCTAACTCGGGGATGTACGCATCAACGCGGATGTTATTCGTGATGGCGCGTGAAGGGATGGCACCTAAGATTTTTGGTAAGGCGAACCGTCACGGAATTCCATTTGCAGCATTGGTTGGGACAACGGTAATTGGTTTGTTGACGTTCTTAACAAGTATTGTGGGACCAAAAGCATACATGTACTTAGTGGCTGCTTCCGGTTTAACTGGTTTCTTGGCTTGGGTCGGAATTGCGCTTTCACACTACCGTTTCCGCCGGGCATTCATTAAGCAAGGTCACTCTCTTAAAGAATTGGTCTACAAAGCCACTTGGTTCCCATTTGGACCGTTGTTAGCATTGGTTGTTTCAATTTTGGTTATTGTTGGTCAAGATTTGCATTCATTTGCTGCGTTAGATTGGCAAGCAATTTTGATTACTTACATGAGTGTGCCACTGTTCGTCATCTTGTTCTTGTACTATAAGATTCGACACAAGACGCACATGATTCCGTTGCAGGATGTTGACTTAACGAAATCAACTAAGGGTGAAAAGTACGAAGAACCCGGTAGTCAGTCAGATATTGAAAAATAA
- a CDS encoding deoxynucleoside kinase, whose translation MIVLSGTIGAGKSTLTKLLADHLGTKAFYETVDDNEILKMFYADPKKYGFLLQVYFMNKRLDYIHEAQNNELNVLDRSIFEDALLFKLNADLGRATDTEVDIHQSLLENMMEQLNGAATKDPGLLIHINVSFETMLKRIAMRGRDFEQIETDPSLYEYYKELTSRYNEWYANYDRSPKMMIDGDKYDFVADENVAQKVLAEIDEKIAELGLNK comes from the coding sequence ATGATTGTTTTATCAGGGACGATTGGTGCCGGCAAGTCAACTTTAACTAAGTTATTGGCCGACCATTTAGGTACGAAAGCTTTTTATGAAACGGTAGATGACAATGAAATTTTGAAAATGTTCTATGCCGATCCAAAGAAATACGGTTTCTTATTGCAAGTGTACTTCATGAATAAACGTTTGGACTATATTCACGAAGCTCAAAACAATGAATTGAACGTCTTAGATCGCTCGATTTTTGAAGATGCATTGTTATTTAAGTTGAACGCGGATTTGGGTCGGGCAACCGATACTGAAGTTGATATCCACCAATCATTATTGGAAAACATGATGGAACAATTGAACGGCGCTGCAACCAAAGATCCTGGCTTGTTGATTCATATTAATGTGTCATTTGAAACGATGCTAAAACGCATTGCGATGCGCGGACGTGACTTTGAACAAATCGAAACTGATCCAAGCTTGTATGAATACTATAAAGAACTTACCAGCCGTTATAACGAGTGGTATGCTAACTATGACCGGTCACCAAAGATGATGATTGATGGTGATAAGTATGATTTTGTGGCTGATGAAAACGTCGCCCAAAAAGTATTAGCTGAAATTGATGAAAAAATTGCCGAATTAGGCTTAAATAAGTAA
- a CDS encoding GNAT family N-acetyltransferase, translated as MKITETIHLTELTLRPLLPSDFVFYYELVSNQALAKLAGFRSANDEFEGQFMFNGALRDQQTWVVSSNDETAVGTVLLAPNYTSDAQPIDGEYEVGYIILPQFWGQRIMSTILPVVIETAFTVWQLQKLLASVLTDNVASRKLLVHNGFKEDRVIQHAATDWVAPNQEEIYYHLTLEGWKSAIK; from the coding sequence ATGAAAATTACCGAGACAATCCACTTAACCGAGTTGACTTTACGGCCACTGTTACCAAGTGATTTTGTTTTTTATTATGAACTAGTGAGCAATCAAGCATTAGCCAAATTAGCCGGTTTTCGGAGTGCTAATGATGAATTTGAAGGTCAATTCATGTTTAATGGGGCTTTGCGTGATCAACAAACATGGGTTGTTAGTTCAAATGATGAGACAGCTGTTGGAACAGTTCTGTTGGCACCAAATTATACAAGCGATGCGCAACCAATTGATGGTGAATATGAAGTTGGTTATATTATCTTGCCTCAATTTTGGGGGCAACGCATCATGAGTACCATTTTACCAGTGGTCATTGAAACTGCATTTACGGTTTGGCAGCTTCAAAAATTGTTGGCAAGTGTTTTGACGGACAATGTCGCATCACGTAAATTGCTAGTTCACAATGGATTCAAAGAAGATCGCGTGATTCAACATGCGGCGACGGATTGGGTCGCACCCAATCAAGAAGAAATTTATTATCATTTGACATTGGAGGGGTGGAAAAGTGCAATTAAATAA
- the rihC gene encoding ribonucleoside hydrolase RihC has product MSDKIKIIIDTDPGIDDAAAISIALTRPELDVQLITTVAGNVAVDKTTINALKLTRFFNSDVPVAAGANSPLIKPFEDAARIHGESGMPGYDFPEGYGEAINKTAVEAMYDVLMASAEPITLVPLGAYTNIALLLREHPDAVAKIDRIVAMGGALKGGNMTSGAEFNVFTDPHAAEMVYKSGVPVVMIGLDITLKALLSTESIETIKGLNESGKMLHALITHYGDGGAEGVPMHDVNTIFYLLHPEAIQTKDLWVDVVTEGPANGTTIADVRGAYHDGKTNVAVSYDIDTAAFNKFMIDSIAAMPR; this is encoded by the coding sequence ATGTCAGATAAAATTAAAATCATTATTGATACCGATCCTGGTATTGATGACGCAGCTGCAATTTCAATTGCCTTAACTCGCCCAGAACTTGACGTCCAATTAATTACAACAGTTGCTGGTAACGTTGCGGTGGATAAAACGACAATCAATGCGTTGAAGTTAACCCGGTTCTTTAATTCAGATGTACCAGTTGCCGCTGGTGCTAATTCACCATTGATTAAGCCATTTGAAGATGCTGCACGGATTCACGGTGAATCAGGTATGCCAGGTTACGACTTCCCAGAAGGATACGGTGAAGCGATTAACAAGACCGCAGTTGAAGCAATGTACGATGTATTGATGGCATCAGCAGAACCAATTACGTTGGTTCCATTGGGTGCGTACACTAATATCGCCTTGTTACTTCGCGAACACCCTGATGCAGTTGCTAAGATTGACCGCATTGTTGCTATGGGTGGTGCCTTGAAGGGTGGTAACATGACGAGTGGAGCCGAATTTAACGTCTTCACTGATCCACATGCAGCTGAAATGGTCTACAAGTCTGGCGTGCCAGTTGTCATGATTGGTCTTGATATTACTTTGAAGGCGTTGCTGAGCACTGAATCAATCGAAACTATCAAGGGTTTGAACGAATCAGGTAAGATGCTCCACGCATTGATTACTCACTACGGTGATGGTGGTGCTGAAGGCGTACCAATGCACGATGTAAACACTATCTTCTACTTATTGCACCCTGAAGCAATCCAAACAAAGGATTTGTGGGTTGATGTTGTTACTGAAGGTCCTGCTAACGGAACAACGATTGCCGATGTTCGGGGCGCTTACCACGACGGCAAAACTAACGTCGCAGTTAGCTACGATATCGATACGGCGGCTTTCAACAAGTTCATGATTGATTCAATCGCTGCAATGCCTCGTTAA
- a CDS encoding LCP family protein → MDAQEEQQLSRAAKHTEKKSHKLRNVILIIVALLVAGGVGFGIYTYAHTKSAIDHAFKPITTKGFKPARNVASVLKEGKPVSVLLLGTDTGSLNRAYTGRTDSIMIASINPKTKTTTLMSIPRDSMVSIPKSQGTAFQFPQKINAAYEFPDDGKGHPETTISTLQDFLNVPIDFYALINMGGMKTMIDKVGGIRVKSPLTFTYKPSNTRPPVYKFYKGTTKYEYAKDGINFVTKRTMDGKAALAFSRMRYTDPQGDYGRQKRQRLVLTALAKESGKLSSLLTPGFFDTMSDNIQTNLSFDDLVTMASNYKVAADHIKSDHMQGYGYNYNGTAFEIMPTSEKQRVTNKLRSTLGLSAAKTGSRFASPVTNGVYISDNEAQLTADTDAGRTGSSTTASSSSAYSSSTAQP, encoded by the coding sequence ATGGATGCTCAAGAAGAACAACAGTTAAGTCGCGCTGCCAAACACACTGAGAAAAAATCTCACAAATTGCGCAACGTGATTTTAATTATCGTCGCTTTACTCGTCGCTGGTGGGGTCGGCTTCGGTATCTACACCTATGCCCATACGAAGAGCGCGATTGATCACGCGTTTAAGCCTATTACTACTAAAGGCTTCAAACCTGCCCGTAATGTGGCTTCAGTCTTAAAAGAAGGCAAACCAGTATCAGTGTTGTTGCTTGGTACCGACACCGGTTCACTTAACCGTGCCTACACTGGTCGGACTGATTCAATTATGATTGCTAGTATCAATCCTAAAACAAAAACAACGACTTTGATGAGTATTCCACGTGACTCAATGGTTTCCATTCCTAAGTCACAAGGAACCGCCTTCCAATTCCCACAAAAAATTAACGCCGCCTACGAATTCCCAGATGACGGTAAGGGGCACCCCGAAACAACGATTTCAACATTGCAAGATTTCTTAAATGTCCCAATTGATTTCTACGCTTTGATTAACATGGGTGGTATGAAAACCATGATTGATAAAGTTGGTGGTATTCGTGTGAAATCACCTTTGACTTTCACTTACAAGCCATCAAACACCCGTCCACCAGTATATAAATTCTACAAGGGTACTACGAAGTACGAATATGCCAAAGATGGCATCAACTTCGTCACTAAACGTACCATGGACGGGAAGGCAGCCTTAGCCTTCTCACGGATGCGTTATACCGACCCTCAAGGTGACTACGGTCGTCAAAAGCGTCAACGTTTAGTTCTGACCGCTTTGGCTAAGGAGTCTGGTAAGCTATCTTCATTGCTGACACCTGGTTTCTTTGACACAATGTCTGACAATATCCAAACTAACCTTTCATTTGATGATTTAGTAACAATGGCTTCCAACTATAAAGTCGCCGCTGATCACATCAAATCTGACCACATGCAAGGTTACGGCTACAACTACAACGGTACTGCTTTTGAAATAATGCCAACTTCAGAAAAGCAACGGGTTACCAATAAATTACGTTCAACACTTGGTTTATCGGCTGCCAAAACTGGCTCACGTTTCGCCTCACCAGTTACTAACGGTGTTTACATTTCAGATAATGAAGCCCAATTAACCGCTGATACTGATGCTGGCCGAACTGGCTCAAGCACTACTGCTAGTTCAAGTAGTGCATATAGTTCATCAACTGCACAACCATAA
- the serS gene encoding serine--tRNA ligase produces MLDMKLIRTETEHVKERLATRGVAPAKIDELVANDAKRREMIQETEKLKALRNTVSEKIAQAKRNKEDAADAIAEMQQVGARIKEIDAELIEIEAAIKDEASRLPNMPNEGIPVGPDEEANVEIRKDGVIPTFDFEPKAHWTIGEDLGILDFERGAKVAGARFLYYVGQGARLERAVYNFMLDEHQKEGYKEMLTPYMVNYDSMYGTGQYPKFEEDAYKVGTDEGMTMIPTAEVPLTNYYRDEVIPDEKLPVYFTAVSPSFRQEAGSAGRDTRGLIRLHQFNKVEMVKYVKPETSYDELEKMTLNAENILQKLGLPYHVINLSTGDMGFSAAKTYDLEVWMPSQDVYREISSVSNTEDFQARRAHIQFRNDEGKLEFVHTLNGSGLAVGRTVAAILENFQQADGTVIIPEALRPYFGADKIVPEV; encoded by the coding sequence ATGTTGGATATGAAATTAATCCGGACAGAAACGGAACACGTTAAAGAACGGTTAGCAACACGGGGCGTTGCACCTGCTAAGATTGATGAATTAGTAGCTAATGATGCTAAGCGTCGCGAAATGATTCAAGAAACTGAAAAATTGAAGGCTTTGCGGAACACGGTATCTGAAAAGATTGCTCAAGCTAAGCGCAACAAGGAAGATGCTGCCGATGCCATTGCTGAAATGCAACAAGTCGGTGCTCGCATTAAAGAAATCGATGCTGAATTGATTGAAATTGAAGCAGCTATCAAAGACGAAGCTTCACGTTTGCCTAACATGCCAAATGAAGGTATTCCAGTTGGACCAGATGAAGAAGCCAATGTTGAAATTCGCAAAGACGGTGTCATTCCAACCTTTGACTTTGAACCAAAAGCTCACTGGACAATTGGTGAAGACTTAGGAATCTTGGACTTTGAACGTGGTGCCAAGGTTGCTGGCGCTCGTTTCTTGTACTATGTCGGTCAAGGTGCCCGCTTGGAACGTGCCGTTTACAACTTCATGTTGGACGAACACCAAAAAGAAGGCTACAAGGAAATGTTGACACCATACATGGTTAACTACGATTCAATGTATGGAACTGGTCAATATCCTAAGTTTGAAGAAGATGCTTACAAAGTGGGAACTGACGAGGGGATGACCATGATTCCAACCGCCGAAGTACCATTGACGAACTACTACCGCGACGAAGTGATTCCTGATGAAAAGTTGCCAGTATACTTCACGGCAGTTTCACCATCATTCCGTCAAGAAGCCGGTTCAGCTGGTCGTGATACGCGTGGTTTGATTCGTTTACATCAATTTAACAAGGTTGAAATGGTTAAGTACGTTAAGCCAGAAACTTCATACGATGAATTGGAAAAGATGACGCTTAACGCTGAAAACATCCTCCAAAAGCTCGGCTTGCCATACCACGTAATTAATTTATCAACTGGGGACATGGGTTTCTCAGCTGCTAAGACATATGATTTGGAAGTTTGGATGCCTTCACAAGATGTTTACCGTGAAATTTCTTCAGTATCAAATACAGAAGACTTCCAAGCGCGGCGTGCGCACATCCAATTCCGTAACGATGAAGGTAAACTTGAATTCGTACACACTTTGAATGGATCAGGTTTGGCCGTTGGTCGGACTGTGGCTGCAATTTTGGAAAACTTCCAACAAGCAGACGGTACGGTCATTATTCCAGAAGCACTCCGTCCATACTTCGGTGCTGACAAAATTGTGCCTGAAGTTTAA
- a CDS encoding sortase domain-bontaining protein — protein MKKRILIIPLITIGLLASFGFLLNFGVHQTSAQNTNIVTAAEKQVTAKTTNPGLPVTGGKKAKAQHKAKKLANKAKKHVTKAKKHVTKAKAKKHAKKITKKHKAKAAKKRTKCTITVAGHTIPWELDHGAKAAPAHEVGVWYGDGSTTDNQTSHFIGHNPGVFTPVMSLRKGDPVTVTDAQGHTRTYHVTKIMDVYDCCLDVTTRKNEESTIFTAPGERITLQTCITETINRIVYAK, from the coding sequence ATGAAGAAACGTATATTGATCATTCCCCTAATTACTATTGGTTTATTGGCGAGCTTCGGGTTCTTACTAAACTTTGGAGTACACCAAACGAGCGCACAAAATACAAACATAGTTACGGCTGCTGAAAAACAAGTCACAGCTAAAACAACCAATCCCGGCTTACCTGTGACTGGCGGTAAAAAAGCTAAAGCACAGCACAAAGCCAAAAAGCTTGCAAACAAGGCTAAAAAGCATGTCACAAAAGCTAAGAAACACGTGACTAAGGCCAAGGCCAAAAAGCATGCAAAAAAAATAACTAAAAAACATAAGGCAAAAGCCGCTAAGAAAAGAACTAAATGTACAATTACTGTGGCCGGCCACACAATTCCTTGGGAACTAGATCATGGTGCCAAAGCCGCTCCTGCTCATGAAGTTGGCGTTTGGTATGGTGATGGTTCAACGACTGACAACCAAACAAGTCACTTTATCGGACACAATCCTGGGGTATTCACTCCAGTTATGTCACTACGCAAAGGCGACCCAGTAACAGTAACCGACGCACAAGGTCACACACGGACTTACCACGTTACTAAAATCATGGATGTTTATGATTGCTGCTTAGATGTTACCACGCGTAAGAATGAAGAAAGCACAATCTTTACCGCACCAGGTGAACGCATTACATTGCAAACTTGCATCACTGAAACAATCAACCGGATTGTTTACGCTAAGTAA